A part of Pongo pygmaeus isolate AG05252 chromosome 14, NHGRI_mPonPyg2-v2.0_pri, whole genome shotgun sequence genomic DNA contains:
- the LOC129011911 gene encoding cytochrome c oxidase subunit 7C, mitochondrial-like, whose protein sequence is MDTSGILASQSAAISSVLGFCAFRRASSSATLGQSIWRFTTSVVRRSHYEEGPGKNLPFSVEKKWSLLAKMCLYFGSAFATPFLVVRHQLLKT, encoded by the exons ATGGACACATCAGGTATCCTAGCTTCACAAA GTGCTGCCATTTCATCCGTCCTCGGTTTCTGTGCCTTTCGCAGAGCTTCCAGCAGCGCTACGTTGGGCCAGAGCATCTGGAGGTTCACAACCTCTGTGGTCCGTAGGAGTCACTATGAGGAGGGCCCTGGGAAGAATTTGCCATTTTCAGTGGAAAAGAAGTGGTCGTTACTAGCTAAGATGTGTTTGTACTTTGGATCTGCATTTGCTACACCCTTCCTTGTAGTAAGACACCAACTGCTTAAAACATAA